From one Candidatus Obscuribacterales bacterium genomic stretch:
- a CDS encoding DUF4079 domain-containing protein, with amino-acid sequence MEAKDLTALIHPMLAVVIVFPLIGMVVRLAVLTRQRRLQVTDHQKSKIAPTTGPDHLQLGRWLAAWVVAITLIALLYSIVVKSILPNQLWSADPFKFVFLILLFVATIASFALLYIAKPPLWRGIFATLTGMGLVILGCQDGVFRRGYEWYTSHYYYGIIAALLMVFSLAIVADIYKDRQHRWRRAHMVLNSIAVLLFIGQGFTGTRDLLEIPLSWQMPYIYQCDFENLTCPQPSDGEGG; translated from the coding sequence ATGGAAGCGAAGGACTTAACCGCATTAATTCACCCAATGCTTGCAGTGGTGATCGTATTTCCCTTAATTGGCATGGTGGTACGGCTGGCCGTACTCACCCGCCAGCGACGGCTGCAGGTCACCGATCATCAAAAGAGTAAAATTGCACCCACCACCGGCCCCGATCATTTGCAGCTCGGTCGTTGGCTAGCCGCTTGGGTGGTGGCGATCACGCTGATTGCCTTACTCTATTCTATCGTCGTCAAGTCGATCTTACCTAATCAGCTTTGGAGCGCCGATCCCTTTAAGTTTGTTTTTCTTATTCTCTTATTTGTCGCTACGATCGCCTCATTTGCCCTGTTATATATAGCAAAGCCACCCCTCTGGCGCGGCATCTTTGCCACCTTGACCGGGATGGGATTGGTGATCCTAGGCTGCCAAGATGGTGTCTTTCGCCGGGGCTATGAGTGGTACACCTCTCACTACTATTACGGGATTATCGCAGCACTTTTGATGGTGTTTTCCCTGGCGATCGTGGCAGATATCTACAAAGATCGCCAACACCGCTGGCGCAGAGCCCACATGGTCTTGAATAGCATCGCGGTGCTGTTATTTATTGGCCAGGGGTTCACGGGCACCCGAGATCTCTTGGAAATTCCCCTCAGTTGGCAAATGCCTTACATTTACCAGTGCGATTTTGAGAATCTCACCTGTCCACAGCCTAGCGATGGTGAAGGCGGTTGA
- the pheT gene encoding phenylalanine--tRNA ligase subunit beta: MRISLNWLNELVDITLSPEELADVLTMAGFEVEDIEDRRTWADGVVIGRVLQRDPHPDADKLSVCQVDIGTDQPSTIVCGAANVQANLFVPVATVGSYLPKVDLKIRPRKLRGVPSEGMICSLSELGLEKESDGIHVFTGDSLKPGQDVRPYLGLDDVVLDLTSTANRADALSMVGIAREVAAITGAALHLPEVPLVNTTVGTSITLAITEREACPIYQGTRIQGVQIAPSPKWLQQRLQAAGTRPINNVVDITNYVLLEWGQPLHAFDADRLQTVTGSPEVQLGVRFAQGDETLTTLDGQARSLSSQALVITANDHPVALAGVMGGAETEVHAQTQNLVLEAAWFEPATIRRSARSQSLRTEASSRYERGVNPAGLAIAAQRALHLIMELAGGTVGDQALVDDRPDHSQRIVTLRLERVNDILGPIVVARDKAGDASEVGELQAADIERILTALGCDLEAMENDGEWQVSIPPYRDRDLQREIDLIEEVARLYGYNNFCDTLPDKSEAGYLSFEQTVVRKLKAACQAVGLTELIHYSLVKAESGNQVALANPLLVEYSALRTELLPGLMDAFQYNLEQGNGALNGFEIGRVFWRDEDGFDEMDRVGGILGGDARQNRWTTSGQEAPMTWYDAKGVLESLFDRLGLTVEYQPDRRNSLLHPGRTASLWIHGNRLGTFGQLHPQICEQRGLPNEVYGFELDLDAILDEMNREELVMPIFQPYSVYPASDRDIAFDASLQTSVVELERVMLKAGGALLESVALFDDYRGQNVPDGKRSLAFRLVYRASDRTLTDEEVETTHRNVRDALVEKFGVEPRS; this comes from the coding sequence ATGCGTATCTCCTTGAACTGGTTGAACGAACTAGTTGACATCACTCTATCTCCCGAAGAATTAGCCGATGTGCTAACAATGGCTGGCTTCGAAGTTGAAGACATCGAAGACCGACGCACCTGGGCTGATGGGGTGGTCATTGGGCGTGTTCTCCAGCGAGACCCCCACCCTGATGCCGATAAGCTCAGCGTCTGCCAGGTGGACATTGGTACCGATCAGCCCTCGACGATTGTCTGTGGTGCGGCCAATGTGCAGGCTAACCTGTTCGTACCCGTCGCGACGGTGGGCAGCTATTTGCCTAAGGTAGACCTGAAAATTCGTCCTCGGAAGCTGCGGGGCGTGCCGTCGGAGGGCATGATCTGCTCCTTGAGTGAACTGGGTTTAGAAAAAGAGTCGGACGGTATTCACGTCTTCACCGGCGATAGTCTGAAGCCCGGTCAAGATGTCCGGCCCTACCTAGGCCTTGATGATGTGGTGCTAGACCTCACCTCCACCGCCAACCGTGCCGATGCGTTGAGTATGGTGGGCATTGCGCGGGAAGTGGCGGCGATTACCGGTGCGGCGCTGCATTTGCCGGAGGTGCCGTTGGTGAACACGACGGTAGGCACGTCCATCACGCTAGCCATAACGGAACGGGAGGCCTGTCCTATCTACCAAGGCACCCGGATTCAAGGCGTGCAGATTGCTCCGTCGCCCAAGTGGCTACAGCAGCGGCTGCAGGCGGCGGGCACCCGTCCGATCAACAACGTGGTGGATATCACCAACTATGTCTTGCTGGAGTGGGGGCAACCGCTCCATGCTTTTGATGCCGATCGCTTGCAGACCGTGACCGGTAGCCCAGAGGTGCAGCTTGGCGTACGCTTTGCCCAGGGGGATGAAACTCTGACGACCTTGGATGGGCAAGCGCGATCGCTGTCCTCTCAGGCTCTGGTGATTACTGCTAACGACCATCCCGTGGCCCTGGCGGGGGTGATGGGCGGAGCTGAGACGGAAGTCCATGCTCAGACCCAGAATCTAGTGCTGGAAGCAGCCTGGTTTGAGCCAGCCACCATTCGTCGCTCTGCCCGCAGTCAATCTCTACGCACTGAGGCCTCTTCTCGCTATGAGCGTGGCGTCAATCCAGCCGGGTTGGCGATCGCTGCCCAGCGGGCCCTGCACCTGATCATGGAACTGGCGGGCGGCACTGTGGGTGACCAGGCTTTGGTGGATGACCGCCCCGATCATAGCCAGCGTATCGTTACCCTGCGTCTTGAACGGGTGAACGATATCCTCGGGCCCATTGTGGTGGCCCGAGATAAAGCCGGCGATGCCTCGGAGGTGGGAGAACTGCAAGCCGCCGATATTGAGCGGATTCTTACGGCCCTGGGCTGCGACCTAGAGGCAATGGAAAATGACGGTGAATGGCAGGTCTCCATTCCCCCCTACCGCGATCGCGACCTGCAGCGCGAAATTGACCTGATTGAAGAAGTGGCCCGCCTCTACGGCTACAACAACTTTTGCGATACCCTCCCCGATAAAAGCGAAGCGGGCTACCTTTCCTTTGAGCAGACTGTGGTGCGTAAGCTGAAGGCTGCCTGCCAGGCTGTGGGGCTCACAGAACTGATTCATTACTCGTTGGTCAAAGCCGAGTCTGGCAATCAGGTGGCCTTGGCGAACCCGTTGCTGGTTGAATATTCTGCCTTGCGGACAGAACTCTTGCCGGGGTTGATGGATGCCTTTCAGTACAACCTAGAGCAGGGGAATGGTGCCCTGAACGGGTTTGAGATCGGGCGCGTGTTTTGGCGCGACGAAGATGGGTTTGATGAAATGGATCGGGTGGGCGGCATTCTGGGCGGGGACGCCCGTCAGAACCGCTGGACGACCAGTGGACAGGAAGCGCCCATGACCTGGTATGACGCTAAAGGTGTTCTTGAGAGCCTGTTCGATCGCTTGGGTTTGACGGTGGAATACCAACCCGATCGCCGCAATAGCTTGCTGCATCCTGGACGAACAGCTTCCCTATGGATCCATGGCAATCGACTGGGCACGTTTGGACAACTCCATCCCCAGATCTGTGAACAGCGGGGGCTGCCCAACGAGGTCTATGGATTTGAGCTAGATCTCGATGCCATTCTTGATGAGATGAACCGAGAAGAGCTGGTGATGCCAATCTTCCAGCCCTACTCGGTGTATCCTGCCTCCGATCGCGATATTGCCTTCGATGCGTCACTGCAAACGTCGGTGGTGGAGCTAGAGCGGGTCATGCTAAAAGCCGGTGGCGCATTGCTAGAGTCGGTGGCTTTGTTTGATGACTATCGCGGGCAAAACGTCCCAGACGGCAAGCGCAGTTTGGCCTTCCGTTTGGTCTATCGGGCCAGCGATCGCACCTTAACCGATGAGGAAGTGGAAACCACCCATCGGAACGTGCGGGACGCTCTGGTGGAGAAGTTTGGCGTAGAGCCGCGCAGTTAG
- the atpC gene encoding ATP synthase F1 subunit epsilon produces the protein MALTVRVIAPDKTVWDSDAEEVILPSTTGQLGILGGHAPLLTALDTGVMRVRSEKSWVAIALMGGFAEVESNEVTILVNGAERGDSIDPEEARSTYDEAETKAKQVESSDNRQEKIQAKQALKRARARLQAATGAAP, from the coding sequence ATGGCATTAACTGTTCGAGTCATTGCTCCTGATAAAACGGTCTGGGACTCGGATGCGGAAGAGGTCATCCTTCCCAGTACGACAGGGCAACTGGGAATTTTGGGTGGACACGCACCCTTGCTGACAGCGCTGGATACGGGCGTCATGCGCGTCCGGTCTGAGAAAAGCTGGGTGGCGATCGCCCTCATGGGCGGCTTTGCTGAAGTGGAAAGCAATGAAGTGACCATCTTGGTCAATGGTGCGGAGCGCGGTGACTCCATTGATCCCGAAGAAGCTCGTAGCACCTATGATGAGGCTGAAACCAAGGCTAAGCAAGTCGAGAGCAGCGACAACCGTCAAGAAAAAATCCAAGCTAAGCAAGCGCTGAAGCGGGCGCGGGCTAGGCTCCAAGCTGCCACTGGTGCTGCACCCTAG
- the atpD gene encoding F0F1 ATP synthase subunit beta has protein sequence MVTTAEKTNVGYVTQVIGPVVDIKFNSGELPRIYNALTIKGTNTAGQEVSVTCEVQQLLGDSQVRSVAMSSTDGLIRGMEVVDTGAPISVPVGTATLGRIFNVLGEPVDRKGPVGNEQTSPIHREAPKLTDLETTPSVFETGIKVIDLLTPYRRGGKIGLFGGAGVGKTVIMMELINNIATQHGGVSVFAGVGERTREGNDLYNEMIESKVINPDNLNESKIALVYGQMNEPPGARMRVGLSALTMAEYFRDTNKQDVLLFVDNIFRFVQAGSEVSALLGRMPSAVGYQPTLGTDVGDLQERITSTTEGSITSIQAVYVPADDLTDPAPATTFAHLDGTTVLSRGLASKGIYPAVDPLDSASTMLQPSIVGEEHYQTARNVQSTLQRYKELQDIIAILGLDELSEEDRLIVARARKIERFLSQPFFVAEVFTGSPGKYVKLEDTIKGFNMILAGELDDLPEQAFYLVGDINEAIAKAEKMKAQG, from the coding sequence ATGGTCACCACAGCAGAAAAGACAAACGTCGGTTACGTTACCCAAGTTATTGGCCCCGTTGTAGACATCAAATTCAACAGCGGTGAACTTCCTAGAATTTATAACGCTCTTACCATCAAGGGCACGAACACTGCCGGGCAAGAGGTTTCCGTAACTTGCGAAGTTCAACAGCTTCTGGGCGATAGCCAAGTGCGCTCGGTTGCCATGAGTTCAACCGACGGACTGATCCGCGGCATGGAAGTGGTAGATACCGGTGCGCCCATCAGTGTGCCAGTGGGAACGGCGACCCTCGGACGCATCTTTAACGTCCTCGGCGAACCCGTAGACCGCAAGGGCCCCGTTGGTAACGAGCAAACCTCCCCTATCCACCGCGAGGCTCCCAAGTTAACCGACTTGGAAACCACCCCCTCCGTGTTTGAAACCGGCATCAAGGTGATTGACCTACTCACCCCCTACCGTCGCGGCGGCAAGATTGGCCTGTTTGGCGGTGCAGGTGTGGGCAAGACCGTGATCATGATGGAATTGATCAACAACATCGCTACCCAACACGGTGGCGTATCGGTGTTTGCAGGTGTGGGCGAACGCACCCGCGAAGGCAATGACCTGTACAACGAAATGATCGAGTCCAAGGTGATCAACCCCGATAACCTCAACGAATCGAAAATTGCCCTGGTCTACGGTCAAATGAACGAGCCCCCCGGAGCCCGGATGCGGGTGGGTCTATCGGCCTTGACCATGGCTGAATACTTCCGCGACACCAACAAGCAAGACGTATTGCTGTTTGTGGACAACATCTTCCGGTTTGTGCAAGCCGGTTCCGAAGTGTCCGCACTACTGGGTCGGATGCCGTCTGCTGTGGGATACCAGCCCACCCTGGGTACCGACGTGGGTGACCTGCAAGAGCGCATCACCTCCACCACCGAAGGTTCGATCACCTCGATCCAAGCGGTCTACGTACCAGCGGATGACTTGACTGACCCTGCTCCTGCCACCACCTTCGCCCACTTGGATGGAACCACGGTGCTTTCTCGGGGTCTAGCCTCCAAGGGCATTTATCCTGCTGTGGATCCTCTAGATTCTGCCTCCACCATGCTGCAGCCCTCCATCGTGGGTGAAGAGCACTACCAAACCGCTCGGAACGTGCAGTCTACCCTGCAGCGCTACAAAGAGCTGCAAGACATCATTGCCATTCTTGGTTTGGATGAATTGTCGGAAGAAGATCGCCTGATCGTGGCGCGGGCGCGGAAGATTGAGCGCTTCCTATCCCAGCCCTTCTTCGTGGCAGAAGTCTTCACCGGCTCTCCTGGTAAGTACGTCAAGTTGGAAGACACCATCAAGGGCTTCAACATGATTCTGGCTGGTGAATTGGATGACCTGCCTGAGCAAGCGTTCTACCTAGTCGGCGATATCAACGAAGCGATCGCCAAGGCTGAAAAGATGAAGGCTCAGGGCTAA
- a CDS encoding TldD/PmbA family protein — MTQIQDIAASAEAIARQLNITKYDVFGSSVDENSVQVDQGEPKQVKASQRSSVIVRVWNDDNRMGVTSTTDVDPKGLELALKTAQEASQFGATDHVADFSPEATKPIPEMPTSKAPQAAVAELIKTLVDAEHQLLQAHPAIAGVPYNGLAQRDIDKFYLNSDGAQRVDARSYASLYLYSKTEQEGKKPRSAGAYRMGPSVDGLDIQGCLSEAAEKTISHLNYAKVKSGKYRVVFSGEAFLSLLGAFSNLYNAQSILDHQSLSTAESLGTEIASPLLSVYDDALHPDNVAIETFDGEGTPTRRVPIITEGVLTGFLHSAGTAKRFGVAPTGHANIGAKVTVSPHFYHVMPGKPADTTYSLDEAEQVIWIDDVSALHAGVNALQGSFSLPFDGWLVTKGDRISVDSATIAGDFLDLLKSIIYVESEPEVLPGGVCPRIWVDGLSVTGE; from the coding sequence ATGACTCAGATTCAAGACATTGCTGCATCGGCAGAAGCGATCGCTCGTCAGTTGAACATTACTAAGTACGACGTGTTTGGTTCCTCGGTGGATGAAAACAGCGTCCAGGTCGATCAGGGTGAACCGAAGCAGGTGAAGGCGTCCCAGCGCTCTAGTGTGATTGTGCGGGTGTGGAATGACGACAACCGCATGGGCGTCACCTCCACCACCGATGTGGATCCGAAGGGGCTGGAGCTGGCGCTGAAGACAGCTCAGGAAGCCAGCCAGTTTGGCGCGACCGACCACGTGGCCGACTTTAGCCCAGAGGCAACGAAGCCTATTCCCGAGATGCCCACCAGCAAAGCTCCCCAGGCGGCGGTGGCCGAGCTGATCAAAACCTTGGTGGATGCAGAACATCAGCTCTTGCAAGCCCATCCAGCGATCGCTGGTGTTCCCTACAACGGTCTGGCCCAGCGCGATATCGACAAGTTCTACCTGAATAGCGACGGAGCCCAGCGGGTGGACGCCCGTTCCTACGCCTCGCTGTATCTCTACAGCAAAACCGAACAGGAGGGCAAGAAGCCCCGCAGTGCCGGTGCCTATCGCATGGGCCCCAGCGTGGATGGTCTAGATATCCAAGGCTGTTTGAGCGAAGCTGCGGAGAAAACCATCAGCCACCTCAACTACGCCAAGGTGAAGTCGGGTAAATATCGGGTGGTGTTCTCTGGAGAAGCCTTCCTCAGCCTGCTGGGCGCGTTCTCCAACCTCTACAACGCCCAGAGCATTTTGGATCACCAAAGTCTATCTACGGCGGAGTCCTTGGGCACCGAGATCGCTTCGCCGCTGCTGTCGGTCTACGATGACGCCCTGCATCCCGACAACGTGGCCATCGAAACCTTTGACGGCGAGGGCACGCCCACCCGCCGGGTGCCGATCATCACCGAGGGCGTGCTCACCGGCTTCTTGCACAGTGCAGGTACGGCCAAGCGCTTTGGCGTTGCGCCCACGGGCCATGCCAATATCGGCGCGAAGGTCACCGTCAGCCCCCATTTCTACCACGTGATGCCCGGCAAACCGGCTGACACCACCTACAGTCTGGATGAAGCCGAGCAGGTGATTTGGATTGACGATGTCTCGGCGCTCCATGCCGGGGTCAATGCGCTGCAAGGATCTTTCTCCCTGCCCTTCGATGGTTGGTTGGTGACCAAGGGCGATCGCATCAGTGTTGATTCTGCGACCATCGCCGGCGATTTTCTCGATTTGCTCAAGTCGATCATTTACGTAGAATCGGAGCCAGAGGTGCTGCCCGGTGGCGTTTGTCCGCGCATCTGGGTCGATGGATTATCGGTCACTGGCGAATAG
- a CDS encoding TldD/PmbA family protein, with translation MPPTPLLLSKELPSLDYSAPRDRFDETWRAPLSTLLGLGRAAGADFVEFFLERVNYISCMAEDDAITSLSPSLSTGAGVRVFRGKADCYVSTNDLSFAGLKTALEKGLSILGLNMPAPNSFVPAINLELLRDYATARQKESWLTDCSSMREMSDVLLAANATLQTTAKHVQSRRAVYFRDWQEVLVAASDGVFARDIRLNQSVGYSLLCADGSDRASISKRVGSSGDPAFLRTWDYSIDAAGVSESAGQMLYADYVESGTYPIIMANQFGGVIFHEACGHLLETTQIERKTTPFAEKKGEKIAHENLTAWDEGLTDQAFGTIDMDDEGMPAQRTLLIENGILKNFLSDRAGSLRTGHPRTGSGRRQNYTYAAASRMRNTYIAPGDYSVEDLFASVEKGIYCKQMGGGSVGPTGEFNFGVSEAYLIENGKITKPLKGATLIGEAKEIMNKISMCSKDLGLAAGFCGSISGSIYVTVGQPHIKVDSITVGGR, from the coding sequence ATGCCACCTACCCCCCTTCTGCTCTCTAAGGAACTGCCCAGCTTAGACTACTCCGCCCCTCGCGATCGCTTTGATGAAACATGGCGGGCACCCCTCTCCACCCTGCTTGGTCTAGGGCGTGCTGCCGGGGCCGACTTCGTTGAATTTTTCCTAGAGCGCGTCAACTACATTAGCTGCATGGCCGAAGATGACGCCATCACTAGCCTATCGCCCAGCCTGTCTACAGGCGCTGGCGTGCGGGTGTTTCGCGGCAAGGCCGATTGCTACGTCAGCACTAATGACCTGTCCTTTGCTGGGTTGAAGACGGCGTTGGAAAAGGGGTTGTCGATTCTCGGGCTGAACATGCCTGCCCCCAATTCCTTCGTGCCGGCGATTAACCTAGAACTGCTGCGGGACTACGCCACGGCGCGGCAGAAAGAGTCTTGGTTGACCGACTGTAGTTCCATGCGGGAGATGAGTGATGTGCTCCTGGCGGCCAACGCTACGTTACAAACCACAGCCAAGCATGTCCAATCGCGCCGGGCGGTCTATTTCCGGGATTGGCAAGAGGTGTTGGTGGCGGCTAGCGATGGCGTCTTTGCTCGGGATATTCGCCTCAATCAATCCGTGGGCTATAGCCTGCTCTGTGCCGATGGCAGCGATCGCGCCTCCATTAGCAAGCGGGTGGGCAGCAGTGGCGATCCGGCCTTCCTGCGCACGTGGGACTATAGCATCGATGCGGCGGGCGTCTCAGAATCGGCTGGGCAAATGCTCTATGCCGACTATGTGGAATCGGGTACCTATCCGATCATCATGGCCAACCAGTTTGGCGGCGTGATTTTCCATGAAGCCTGTGGGCACCTGTTGGAAACCACCCAAATTGAGCGGAAAACCACTCCTTTTGCGGAGAAGAAGGGCGAAAAAATTGCCCATGAAAACCTCACGGCCTGGGATGAAGGTTTGACTGACCAAGCCTTCGGCACTATTGATATGGACGATGAAGGGATGCCTGCCCAACGCACCCTGCTGATCGAAAATGGCATTCTCAAGAACTTCCTGTCTGACCGAGCTGGCAGCCTGCGCACCGGGCATCCCCGCACCGGCAGCGGTCGTCGCCAAAACTACACCTATGCCGCTGCTAGCCGGATGCGCAATACCTATATTGCACCGGGCGACTACTCCGTGGAGGATCTGTTTGCCTCGGTGGAGAAGGGTATTTACTGTAAGCAAATGGGCGGCGGCAGCGTTGGCCCCACCGGAGAATTTAACTTCGGTGTATCGGAAGCCTATTTGATTGAAAACGGCAAAATTACCAAGCCGCTGAAGGGCGCAACTCTGATTGGTGAAGCCAAGGAGATCATGAACAAAATCTCCATGTGCTCCAAGGATCTGGGGCTAGCTGCGGGCTTCTGCGGTTCGATTAGTGGCAGCATCTATGTCACCGTGGGACAACCCCACATCAAAGTTGATTCAATTACGGTGGGAGGTCGCTAA
- a CDS encoding DNA adenine methylase: protein MPHDKSPLRYPGGKSKAISKIVPHIPLMIHEYREPFIGGGSVFLAVKQAFGDRIQSYWINDLNVDLYYFWTYVQKDIHVLADEVERIKNNTSNGRELFKTLTQTNQDLTEFERAVRFFVLNRITFSGTVDSGGYSQHAFEHRFTDSSIDRLRKLGAHLSSTLVTNGDYETLIRQDGEGVFIFLDPPYLSATKSKLYGVKGNLHLDFDHERFAKIMRECPHQWLITYDDSPKIRELFSFATIVEWTLQYGMNNYKQTSAAEGQELMIKNY from the coding sequence ATGCCTCACGATAAAAGTCCTTTGCGTTACCCAGGTGGCAAGTCCAAGGCTATCAGCAAGATAGTTCCACATATACCCTTAATGATTCATGAGTATAGAGAGCCTTTTATCGGTGGTGGATCGGTATTTTTAGCGGTTAAACAAGCATTCGGCGATCGCATCCAGTCTTATTGGATTAACGATCTCAACGTTGATCTCTATTACTTCTGGACATATGTGCAGAAAGATATTCATGTTCTTGCTGACGAAGTAGAAAGGATCAAGAACAATACCTCCAATGGTCGGGAACTCTTTAAAACGTTGACTCAGACCAACCAAGATTTAACTGAGTTTGAACGAGCAGTACGCTTCTTTGTCCTCAATCGCATCACGTTTTCTGGAACAGTAGATTCTGGAGGATATTCCCAACATGCATTTGAACATCGTTTCACCGATTCATCGATTGATCGTTTAAGAAAACTGGGTGCTCACTTGTCATCAACGTTAGTCACCAATGGCGACTATGAAACGTTGATCCGTCAGGATGGTGAAGGAGTTTTTATTTTTCTAGACCCACCCTACTTAAGTGCCACCAAGTCTAAGCTTTACGGCGTGAAGGGAAACTTGCACCTCGATTTTGACCATGAGCGCTTCGCCAAAATCATGCGGGAATGTCCCCATCAATGGCTGATTACCTATGATGATTCTCCCAAGATTCGGGAGCTTTTTAGTTTCGCAACGATTGTTGAATGGACGCTGCAATATGGCATGAATAACTATAAGCAAACGTCTGCCGCAGAAGGGCAGGAACTGATGATCAAAAACTATTAA
- a CDS encoding cation diffusion facilitator family transporter: MAISYRAEVQRVLVITLVLNILVAVLKAIIGSLTGSLSLIADALHSTTDGVNNILGLVTNHLSSPEPDRDHPYGHQKFEALGALGIAAFLGIACYEIIQGAIARLLNATDPVQVSGLDLWVLLGVLGINIGVAVYERRVGHRIGSTILIADAYHTMSDVWITISVLAGLLGIWIWDIQWLDLVLVFPVVILVAQSCWSVLKTNLPWLVDEVAIAPEAIQAAALEVPGVLNCHNIASRGMMGRQIFMEMHLVVEAADVKTAHDITEQVEDHLNQKYGPARINIHIEPPSYQSDQVDYKPEPH; this comes from the coding sequence ATGGCTATTTCCTATCGGGCTGAAGTGCAGCGCGTTCTTGTCATTACCCTTGTGCTTAATATCTTGGTCGCGGTGCTAAAAGCCATCATTGGCAGCCTCACCGGTTCCCTCAGCCTCATCGCCGATGCCCTCCACAGCACGACTGATGGCGTGAATAACATCCTCGGCTTGGTCACCAATCACCTCTCCTCCCCCGAACCCGATCGCGACCATCCCTATGGCCATCAAAAGTTTGAAGCACTGGGTGCCTTGGGCATTGCGGCTTTCTTGGGCATTGCCTGTTATGAAATTATTCAAGGGGCGATCGCTCGCCTGTTGAACGCTACTGATCCAGTCCAGGTTTCAGGTCTAGATCTATGGGTTTTGCTGGGGGTGCTGGGTATTAACATCGGTGTGGCAGTCTATGAACGGCGAGTGGGTCATCGCATCGGCAGCACGATTTTGATCGCTGACGCTTACCACACCATGAGTGATGTATGGATTACCATCAGCGTCTTGGCGGGGCTCCTGGGAATTTGGATCTGGGATATTCAATGGCTAGACTTGGTGTTGGTCTTTCCCGTTGTGATTTTGGTAGCCCAAAGCTGTTGGTCGGTGCTGAAAACCAATTTGCCTTGGCTGGTGGATGAGGTGGCGATCGCCCCTGAAGCCATTCAAGCGGCGGCGCTAGAAGTTCCAGGGGTGCTCAACTGCCACAACATTGCCTCACGGGGCATGATGGGACGCCAGATTTTCATGGAAATGCACCTAGTGGTCGAGGCGGCAGACGTTAAAACTGCCCACGACATTACCGAGCAGGTCGAGGATCATCTCAATCAGAAATATGGGCCAGCTCGCATCAACATTCACATTGAGCCGCCCTCCTATCAATCGGATCAGGTGGACTACAAGCCAGAACCTCACTAG
- a CDS encoding alanine--glyoxylate aminotransferase family protein, which translates to MTATVSSALSLVDDQHRVQVSQVNMPPRLLLGPGPSNAHPLVLQSLALRQVGHLDPSFLALMDETQTLLRYAWQTHNRLTYPISGTGSAAMEATFANVIEPGDVVVIGVMGYFGHRMVDMAGRYGADVRSLHQDWGKVFSLETLRDALETHRPSVLALVHAETSTGARQPLEGVGELCREYDCLLLVDTVTSLGGVPLFLDEWGVDLAYSCSQKGLSCPPGISPFTLGPRAEEKLQARHTKVANWYLDASLLAKYWGSDRTYHHTAPINMTYALHESLRLIADEGLDARWARHQTNAELLWEGLEAMGLACHVARDYRLPTLTTVCIPEGIDGKAVTRRLLQDYNIEIGGGLGDLAGQVWRVGLMGFNSRPENVLLLLTALEQVLSDLGWTSPRL; encoded by the coding sequence ATGACGGCAACGGTCTCTTCTGCCCTTTCCTTGGTTGATGATCAACACCGCGTTCAGGTGTCTCAAGTCAATATGCCCCCCCGGCTGTTGCTGGGCCCCGGCCCGTCTAACGCCCACCCTCTTGTACTCCAGTCCTTGGCACTGCGGCAGGTGGGGCATTTAGACCCCAGCTTTTTGGCCCTGATGGACGAGACCCAAACGCTGCTGCGCTATGCCTGGCAGACTCATAATCGCCTCACCTATCCGATCAGCGGCACCGGCAGTGCTGCTATGGAAGCCACCTTTGCCAATGTGATTGAACCGGGTGATGTCGTCGTGATTGGCGTCATGGGCTATTTTGGTCACCGCATGGTGGACATGGCCGGTCGCTATGGCGCAGATGTGCGATCGCTCCATCAAGACTGGGGCAAGGTCTTTAGCCTAGAAACCCTGCGGGATGCCCTGGAAACCCATCGTCCCTCGGTGCTAGCCCTCGTCCATGCCGAAACTTCCACCGGCGCGCGTCAACCTCTAGAAGGCGTGGGAGAACTATGCCGCGAGTATGATTGCCTGCTGTTGGTCGATACGGTGACGAGCCTAGGCGGCGTGCCGCTCTTTTTAGATGAATGGGGCGTAGATCTAGCCTATAGCTGTAGCCAGAAAGGGTTGAGCTGCCCGCCCGGCATTTCGCCCTTCACCCTTGGGCCGCGGGCCGAAGAAAAGCTGCAGGCTCGCCATACCAAGGTGGCTAACTGGTATCTGGATGCATCCTTGCTGGCCAAATACTGGGGAAGCGATCGCACCTACCACCACACCGCCCCCATTAACATGACCTACGCGTTGCATGAGTCCCTGCGGTTGATCGCCGATGAAGGTCTTGATGCCCGCTGGGCCCGCCACCAAACGAATGCCGAGCTGCTGTGGGAAGGCTTGGAAGCCATGGGACTAGCCTGTCACGTGGCCCGCGACTACCGTCTACCCACCTTGACCACCGTCTGCATTCCTGAGGGGATTGATGGCAAAGCCGTCACCCGGCGGCTATTGCAGGACTACAACATCGAAATTGGCGGCGGGCTCGGTGACTTGGCTGGCCAGGTGTGGCGTGTGGGGTTGATGGGTTTCAATAGCCGCCCCGAAAATGTGCTGCTGCTGCTAACGGCCTTGGAGCAGGTGCTGTCTGATCTGGGTTGGACGTCGCCTCGGCTGTAA